The nucleotide sequence GGCGTTGGCGTCGCGCCCGAAATTCCCGATTGAAATCCGCAGCGCGGCCGACCCCGCCTGGTCCACGTATGCGGGTTTCATGGCCGCCTTGCCCCCAACGACCTGATCAAACCTGCTGCGCGTCGTGATCTGCCGCCTGCGATGCTCACTGTGCTACAGCACAGCTCCGCTCTCGGCGACAGCTCCCTTCCGCTCGCAACGGTTTTATCAGGGTTGGATCTAATCAGACCAGCGCGGACGCCACGATGCGCGTGGCGGCCGTGATGATGTCCTGATTCGTGTCCGCTTTTTTCTGTTCGCGTGTGTAGTACACGGCGATGACCAGCGGTGCGCCGCTGGCCGGGTAGGCGACGCCGATATCGTTGACGCTGCCATATGCTCCCGAGCCCGTTTTATCGGCCACCTGCCAGCCAGCCGGTACGCCGGCGCGGATGCGCTTGTCGCCTGTCGTGTTGCCGCGCATCCAGGCGTCGAGCTGCTGGCGCTGCGGCGCCGGCAAGCTATTTCCCAGTAATAATTGCTGCAAGCTGTGCGCCATCGACGCTGGGCTAGCCGTGTCGCGCACTTCGCCGGGGATGGCACTATTGAGTTCCGTTTCCCAGCGCTCCAGCTGGAACACCGTATTGCCGATGCTGCGCGCAAACGCCGTCACGGCTTGCGGCCCGCCTAATAATGTCATCAAGAAATTGGCTGCGCTATTGTCGCTGTACTGCAAGGTGGCGGCGCACAGGTCCGCCACGGTCATGCCGTCGGCCAGATGCTTTTCCGTGATGGGCGAATACGTGACCAGTTCTTTTTTCTCGTAACGCACGTGCTGATCCAGCAAACCCGGCTGGCTGACGCTGCGGGCAAGCACGGCGGCCGCCAGCATCGCCTTGAAGGTGCTGGCCAGGGGAAAGCGTTCGTCGGCGCGATAGGCAATGCGCAGTTCGCTGCCCTGGCGCCAGGCGGCAACGCCGAGGCGTCCGCCTGCGGCCTGTTCCAGCGCGGCCAGTTGCGTGTGGGCGGCGGCGAGGCTGGTCGCGGGCGCGGCAAACAGCAGCGATGTCGGGCACAGCAGGGCGGCACCGCTGGCCAGCAGGAGGTGGCGGCGGAGTTGGTTTGGGGATTCAGTCATGGTCTGTCGCTGTCTTTGGTGTGGAAAGGGTGGCCAGCAGTTCGCCGATGGCGAGCAGGTTGGCCGGCTTGGTCAGATGATAGTCGAAGCCGGCCGCGCTCGATTGGCTGCGGTCGTCTTCGGCGCCCCAGCCCGTCAATGCGACGAGCACGACGTTGGCGCCGGCCGGTATCCTGCGCAGCGCGCGCGCCACTTCGTAGCCGTTCATGCCGGGCAGACCGATGTCGAGGAAGATAACGTCTGGCAAAAATTGCGGCGCCGCGGCCAGGGCTTGCGCGCCGTCGTGGGCCACTTGCGTGGCATGGCCCATCATGTCGAGCACGGCGGCGAGGGTATCGGCCGCATCCACATTGTCGTCGACCACCAGCACGCGGAATTGGGGACCATGGGCGGCGCTGGCGGGGGCGGCTGGTGCGGCGGGCGCTGCCGCTTCCTCCTCCAGCAGGGGCAGGCGCACGCTGAAAGTACTGCCCTGGCCGGCGCCGGCACTGGCCGCCGTGGCACTGCCGCCATGCAGCTCTGCCAGGCGCCGCACCAGCGACAGGCCGATGCCCAGGCCGCCCTGAGCCCTGCCCATGTTTTGCGACACCTGGGTAAACATGTCAAACACAGTCGTGATCGACTCGGCGGGGATGCCTACGCCGCTATCCTTGACCTCGATCAAGGCCTCGCTGCCATCGCGTACCGCGCGCAAGCTGATATGGCCGCCAGCGGGCGTGTACTTGGCGGCATTGTTGAGCAAATTGCCCAGCACTTGCGCCAGCCGCGTGGGGTCGGCCTCGAGCGGCAGCGCCTGCTCGTCGAGTTGCACCTGCAACTGGTGGTGGCCCGCTTCGATCAGCGGCATGCTTGTTTCCACGGCACTGGCGATGATGGTTTTCAAGTCTGCACGTTCCAGCTTGAGTTCGATCTGACCCCGCGTGATGCGGGCCACGTCCAGCAAATCATTGACCAGGTGCACCATCTGATTGACTTGCCGCTCCATCACGTCGCGCACTCTTGCCACCGTGGCGGGTTTGTCGGCCGCCAGGCGCATGATCTGCAAGCCGTTGCGGATGGGCGCCAGCGGGTTGCGCAATTCGTGCGCCAGGGTGGCCAGGAATTCCGTCTTGCGCCGGTCCATCTCGGACAGATTGTCCGCCAACTGGCGCAATTGCTGCTCCGAGCGCTTGCGCTCGCTGATGTCGCTGAACAGTATCGTCAGCAGGCGGCTGCCGGGGCCGCCCAGGCGCGCGGCGAAGACTTCGAACCAGCGCTCCATGGCCACGGCTTCGTTTTCATAGCGCACGGGCTCGCCGGTTTTGACGACCTGGTCGTACAGGTCGAACCAGTGCTGGTCGTGGTCGGGCACGAAGCTGCGGATGGTCTTGCCGATGGCATTGTCCAGGCCAGACTGCTTGACGAAGGCGGCGTTGCCTTCCAGGTAGCGAAAATCGATGGGGTGGCCTTGCTCGTCGTACAGCATTTCAATGACGCAAAAGGCCTGGTCCATCAGCTCGATCAGGGTGCGGTAGCGTTCCTCGCTGCGGCGCAGCGCATCTTCCACCTGTTTCTGGCGCGTGATGTCGAGCAGGACGCCTGGAAATTGCAAGGGCGTGCCATCGGGTGCGTATTCCGCGCGGCCCCGCGCGATGACCGAGCGGTACTGGCCATCGCCGGTACCGATGCGGTAGCTGGCCTCGAACGGCGTGTGCGCGTGCACTGCCTGGCTTATCTGCGCGCTGACTTGCTCGCGGTCATCGGGATGGATGATGCCCAGGTAGCGCGCCAGCGGCGCTGCCGTGGCCGCTTCGGCATTGACGGAGAACAAGCGCGCCATATTGCTGTCGGCCGTGACCCGGTCGGCCACGATGTTCCAGTTCCAGGTGGCCACTTCACCGGCCTCCAGAGTCAGGCGCAGGGTTTCCTCGTTTTGCTTGCTGGCCGTCAAGTCGAGCGAAATGCCGGACAGGGTGATCACGTTGCCGGCGCCGTCGCTGGTGCAGGTGCCGCGCATGTGCGCCCAGTGCAGCGCGCCATCGGGCCAGCGCACACGGATATCGATGTCGAAATCGCTGGCGCTGGCGATGGCTGCATGCATCACCGTTTGCCAGTGCTGCAGGTCGCCGTCGAGCATGGCGCCTGTCAGTTGCGCGTAGTCCATGTGGCTGGCAGGCGGCAGGCCCAGATTGGCCTTGAACGCATCGGAGCAGGCCATGCTGCCGCTGCCCAGGTCGATCTCCCACGTGCCCATGCGGCCGCCCTTCATGGCCAGGCGCAACTGCTGCTCCGTCTGTCTTTGCTGCGTCACGTCGCAATGCGAACCCAGCCATTCAACGATGCTGCCGTCGGGCGCCAGCACAGGCAGCATGCGCACGACCATATTGCGGTAGGTGCCGCTGACGTGGCGCAGCCGGTATTCCGCTTCGAACACGCTGGTCAGGTGCGATGGCATGACGTAAGGCAAGTTGCGGTCATCCGGATGCAGGGCATTGAGCCAGCCGCGGCCCAACAGTTCGGCCTCGGTCTGGCCCGTGAAGGCGCGCCAGGAAGGCTGGTCGGCATCGAACTGGCCGAAGGTTTTCGTGCTCCAGACGATGTCGCAATGGGCGCCCAGCAGTAAATGTGCGGCCTGGGCGGCGGCGATGGAGGACGGGACGGCATTGCTGGGCTGGCTCGGTTCTGGCATGGAGGCGATCGACGATGGTGCGGGGTACCGCCGCCGCACTGGGATGGGGCGGCATGGCAGCTCAATTCTGGCGATATTACAACTATTTTTACGCTCTGGGCTGTCTTGCAGGATGCCCATTCTGCTTTCTGCAGGCCACGAGAAAAAATCGCGTCCTGCGGAAAATCTTCGGGTGAAACAGCAAGGCAAGGGCGCTATTGTGGCTGAATAACCACTAGTCGGGCCATTATGTTGATGAATGAATATTTTACATAACAATATTCTTGCAGCGCATAAGGCGCTTGAATTAAATTGGCGCCTTACTCAAAAGTTGGTGTTCATCAGACATCCCAGAGATGCGGCCAGACCGCTGTCAGCTTGGACGACAGCCAGGGCAGAGCCAGTGACGCCAGGTGCGGAGAAACATCCGCTCGCGCTGCTGCACCGTGATGGTGCATACGATCATCCAGCGCCGTACATAAGCCGGAGACAAGTTGGAAGACAGATTTCGCAATTCTTTTTTAAACTTCTGGGAAACAACATGATCAAGATGTCCAAGATGCACCAGCGTTTGTGCGCCAAAAGCGCCGCCATGCTGGCACTGTCCGCTGCCTTGCCTATCGGCTCGGCGTATGCAGATGAAGTCGCTGCTGATACGACCCCTGCCGCCAGCCAGCTGGAAACCGTGACCGTGACGGCGCAGCGCCGCAAGGAAAATATCCGCGATGT is from Janthinobacterium sp. 61 and encodes:
- a CDS encoding PAS domain-containing protein, with the protein product MPEPSQPSNAVPSSIAAAQAAHLLLGAHCDIVWSTKTFGQFDADQPSWRAFTGQTEAELLGRGWLNALHPDDRNLPYVMPSHLTSVFEAEYRLRHVSGTYRNMVVRMLPVLAPDGSIVEWLGSHCDVTQQRQTEQQLRLAMKGGRMGTWEIDLGSGSMACSDAFKANLGLPPASHMDYAQLTGAMLDGDLQHWQTVMHAAIASASDFDIDIRVRWPDGALHWAHMRGTCTSDGAGNVITLSGISLDLTASKQNEETLRLTLEAGEVATWNWNIVADRVTADSNMARLFSVNAEAATAAPLARYLGIIHPDDREQVSAQISQAVHAHTPFEASYRIGTGDGQYRSVIARGRAEYAPDGTPLQFPGVLLDITRQKQVEDALRRSEERYRTLIELMDQAFCVIEMLYDEQGHPIDFRYLEGNAAFVKQSGLDNAIGKTIRSFVPDHDQHWFDLYDQVVKTGEPVRYENEAVAMERWFEVFAARLGGPGSRLLTILFSDISERKRSEQQLRQLADNLSEMDRRKTEFLATLAHELRNPLAPIRNGLQIMRLAADKPATVARVRDVMERQVNQMVHLVNDLLDVARITRGQIELKLERADLKTIIASAVETSMPLIEAGHHQLQVQLDEQALPLEADPTRLAQVLGNLLNNAAKYTPAGGHISLRAVRDGSEALIEVKDSGVGIPAESITTVFDMFTQVSQNMGRAQGGLGIGLSLVRRLAELHGGSATAASAGAGQGSTFSVRLPLLEEEAAAPAAPAAPASAAHGPQFRVLVVDDNVDAADTLAAVLDMMGHATQVAHDGAQALAAAPQFLPDVIFLDIGLPGMNGYEVARALRRIPAGANVVLVALTGWGAEDDRSQSSAAGFDYHLTKPANLLAIGELLATLSTPKTATDHD
- the bla gene encoding class A beta-lactamase; translated protein: MTESPNQLRRHLLLASGAALLCPTSLLFAAPATSLAAAHTQLAALEQAAGGRLGVAAWRQGSELRIAYRADERFPLASTFKAMLAAAVLARSVSQPGLLDQHVRYEKKELVTYSPITEKHLADGMTVADLCAATLQYSDNSAANFLMTLLGGPQAVTAFARSIGNTVFQLERWETELNSAIPGEVRDTASPASMAHSLQQLLLGNSLPAPQRQQLDAWMRGNTTGDKRIRAGVPAGWQVADKTGSGAYGSVNDIGVAYPASGAPLVIAVYYTREQKKADTNQDIITAATRIVASALV